In Kutzneria kofuensis, the DNA window CACAACCGAGGAAACCACGACCGTCACGACGACGGCCGATCCGACGACGACCACCATCACCACGACGTCGCGGGTGGTCGCCGCCCCGCCGACGACGGTCGTCACGACGACCACCACGACCAAGACCACCACCACGACGACGACAACAACCACAACGACCACGCCGCCGCCGTCGAGCAGCGTCCCGCCCCGGGGCACGCTCGGTGTCACCCCACGCGAGCTCAACCTCAACTCGGGCAAGGCGTCCGTGACGATCTCGTCGAAGGGGGGATCGCTGGCGTGGAGCGCAACCAGTTCCAACCCTCATGTCACGGTCACGCCCGCCTCGGGCACCCTTGCGACGAACGGGTCGGTGACGGTCTCCGTCGCGCTGACCACGTTCGACAGCTCCGGCGGCGCCACCCTCACCTTCACCGCCAGCGGCGGCCAGACCATCACGGTGAGTGCGAATTGGGCGGTCATCTCGTGACGCAGCGAAGTCCCCAAAAATTTCTGGGAGAAAGTTGTTGTTCCTCGATCTCCCCAGGTCTCCCAGCTTCGGGAGCTCACTCCTGTGAGCGTCCGCACGCCACAGCCGAAGGAGACAGGCGAGATGGAACTTGACACGGCGGCAACCACGCTGACCCGGGTCCCGGTGCTCGTGCGGGCCACGGATCCGATCCTGCAGGGCGGGGTCGCCGTCACGCTGCGCACCAGGCCGGAGGTCCGCCTGGTGGACGAGGACAGCGCGGAGGCGAGATCGGCGGTCGTGTTCGTGGTCGCCGACCGGCTCGACGACCACGCCGCCAAGCTGCTGCGCACGCTGCAGTGCGGTGGCCACACCAAGGTCGCGCTCATCGCCGGCCAGATCGACGACAACGAGATCCTCGTGGCGGTGGAGAACGGGGTCTGCGCGGTGGCCCGCCGCTCGGAGATCAACGCCGACGCCCTGGTGCGGCTGGCCCAGGCCGTCGCCACCGGGGAGGGCGCGCTGCCGCCCGACCTGCTCGGCCGGCTGCTGGACCGGGTCGCCCGGCTGCAGCGCAACGTGCTCGAGCCGCGCGGCCTGCACCTGGGCGGCACCTCCGCCCGCGAGACCGAGGTGCTGCGGCTGGTCGCCGAGGGCTACTCCACCAAGGAGATCGCCGAGCAGCTGTGCTACTCGCAGCGCACCGTCAAGGCGATCATGCACGACATCACCAACCGGTTCCACCTGCGCAACCGCCCGCACGCCGTGGCCTACGCGCTGCGTGAAGGCCTGATCTGACCATCGGTTCCGCATTGAGGGGCGGCGCGGACGGCCGCCCCTCAATGCTGCCGGGTCAGTGCCAGTGACCGGCGCCGGTGCCCACCACTTCCGCGTTGTAGTGCTGGTTGAAGCTGACCACGTGCGAGAAGAAGCCGTTCAGCGTCACGTTCAGCTGGAACGGCAGGGCGGCGATCGGCCCCGAGTTGGCGTCGCCGCGGTTCATCGCGTGGTTGGGCACGACCACCCGCACGTCCACGGAGAAGTCCGGCGGCAGGTAGTTGACCGCGATCCACGGCGCCACGTAGTCGAGGTAGCGGCCGACGCCGTTGTGGCTGGCGCCGTAGTAGTAGGACACGCCGACCTGGAAGTCGTAGTCGGCCTGCCACACCCGCCACCACTCGCTGGAGGCCTTCCAGTGCAGGCTGATGTTGCCCGGCTCGGCGGCCCAGCCGGTCAGCGCCATCGGGTCCACCCCGGCCGGCACGGCGTTGGCGTACTCGCTGGCGTTGATGCTGGCGGTGTTGTGCAGCAGCTCGATCACGGTCTTGCCGACGTTGACGATCGTGTCGACGGCGCCGCCCTCGCCGCCGATGGTCTCCGGCGCCCCCGTGCCGGCCAGCTGGTCGCTGGCGGTGTAGGCGGCGAAGCTGCCGGCGTCGGCCAGCAGTGCCTGGTGGAACTCGTCCTGACTGACCTGCGGCGTGGTGTCGGTCATCGTTGTCTCCTCAGCGGGTCGCGAAGATGTTGGCGCGCGAGTTCGCGCCCAGCTCGAACGAGCGCTCGAAGGTGGCGTAGTCCAGCTGCTGCGGACCGTGGATCGGGTCGTTGTAGTACATCCAGGTGCCGGCGGTGGTCCCGTCCGACCAGATGCCGTAGAGCACGACGGCGTGGCTGACGTTGCCCATCGCGCTCTGCTTGATCACGATCCACAGTGGACCGTGGTCGGACAGCTCGGTCACCCAGTACGCGGGCACCCCGCACGCCGGGTAGACCTCGTGCACGCCCCAGTGCTGGGCGATCGGCTCGATCCGGTCCCAGGTCATGGCCACGTCCCGGTACTCGCCGAGCACGCTGTCCAGGTCGGTGCCGACCAGCATCGCGATGCCGGCGGCCCAGCAGCTGGTGTTGTCGTGCTGGTACACCATGCCGACGGTCTCGCTGTGGCTGAACGGTTCCCAGGGTTCTGTCATGGTGTCAACCGCCGATCATCACGGTGCCCGCGCCGACGATGGAGCTCGTCGGCGACGGCGCTGGGTCGTTGCAGGTGGTCACCGGGTCGCCGACCCGGGCGGCCGGCTTGTTGTTGATCAGGACCGTGGAGCTGCCCTGGGTGACCGTGCCCTGGTTGGTCGGCGGCACCTGGAACGGGCCGCCCTGCGGAATGTGCGGCGGCGAGTTCGTCGCCGTGCTGCCCACGGTCGCCGCCGGCATGCCGCCGATCGTCACGTCGGTGCTGCAGCCGCCGGTGATCATGCCGGCGAACGGGTGGGGCAGCGGCGTCGGCACCGGGCCGCCGGGCGACGGGATCATCACGATGTGCACGTCCGTGCCGACGACCTGGTCGCCCTGCTTGGCCCCGGGGCTCATGGCGTCTCCTCGATCCGCTTGCGCGCCCACTGCTTCCGGCCGTTCGGGGGAGTCATGGGACGTACGGTGTTGGCCACGCCCAGGTGCACCTCGTCGGCGGGCTTGGCCAACTCGGTGTCGACCGGCGGCACGTACGGAGCGTTGACCGTCAGCACGAAGCCGGCCCGTGGCGGGAACCCCAGTTCGCACGGCAGGGTCTCGCCCAGGCGCAGGTCCAGGCCGGTGTCCTCGTCGGTGAGGGCGATCAGCGCCTGCCCGAGCAGCGCGTGCTCCGACTCGACGTCGGCGGCGTGCGCCTGGACCACATAGGACAGTTCGTAGCGGCGGGTCGGCGCCCGCCGGCCGAGCAACGTGCCGTCGACGCCCCGCACGTCGTCCCAGCCGGCCGACCGGCCGCGCGCGTCGTCCCGCAGCCCGAACAGGGTCAGCGAGACGGCGGGCTGCAAGTCCGTGGCGTCCAAAGCTGTCGGCACGGCGAGGAGAACGGCGGTGCCGTCCGGCAGCCGTTTCCGCAGCAGGTCGCGCAGCGCCTGGTCGACGGTGGGGATCACAGCACGAAGTGTCCGGGCCGGACGCCGGCGATCGCAGTGGCGGACAGGCGTCCTTTCGGACCTGAGACCGCCGCCCCTAGGGGCAGCCCCGGTCGCCCTTCGTCCCGCCCCGCTGCCGCTGGGAACGATACCGCCGATTGGTCACGATGGCGTGGTCGCCAGTGTCTGTCAGGGAGGGCCCGATGCCAAGCAGCTACCTCGCGCCCGGCGTGTACATGGAGGAAGTCTCATCGGGCTCGCGGCCGATCGAGGCCGTCGGGACCGCGGTCGCCGCCTTCGTCGGATTCGCCGAGAAGGGGCCGGTCAACGAGCCGGTCCTGGTCACCAGCTGGACCCAGTTCAAGCGCTCCTTCGGCGACTTCGTCGAGGGCTACCACCTCGCGCACGCCGTCTACGGCTACTTCCTCAACGGCGGCGGCACCGCGTACGTGGTCCGGGTCGGGGGCGCCGCCGGCGACACCGCGCCCATCGCCGAACTGCCGTCCGCAGTGGACGGTCGGGTCGCGCTGACCGTCTCCGCCAAGCAGCCGGAGCTGACCGGCGTCAGCGTCGAGGTGCAGCCGGCCGGCGAGCCCGCCGACGACACGTTCAAACTGGTGGTGAAGCAGGGCGGCCAGCCCGTCGAGACCTTCGACAACGTCACCACCCGGCGCGGCGCCAACAACGTCGTCACCGTGGTCCGGGCCCAGTCGAAGCTGATCACCGTCGAGGACACCAAGGGCAAGGTGCTGGCGGTGCCGCAGGTCGGCGAGGTCGCACTGCCCGCGGGCGGCACGGACGTCGTCAACGCCGGCGACTACGTCGGCAACTCGGCCGACCGCACCGGTTTCGGCGGCCTGGAGGCCATCGACAACGTGACCATGCTGTGCGTGCCCGACCTGATGGCCGCCTACCAGCACGGCAAGATCTCCCTGGACGACGTCAAGGCCGTGCAGCTGGCGATGATCGCGCACTGCGAGCTGATGTCCGACCGCGTCGCCATCCTGGACACCCCGCCCGGCCTGAACGCCCAGCGCGTCAAGGAATGGCGGATGGACTTCACCGGCTACGACTCCAAGTACGCGGCCATGTACTGGCCGTGGATCAAGGTCGCCGACCCGGTCGCCGGCAAGCAGGTCTTCGTGCCGCCGAGCGGCCACATGGCCGGCATCTGGGCGCGCAACGACGCCAACCGCGGCGTGCACAAGGCCCCCGCCAACGAGGTCGTGCGCGGCGCGGTGACGCTGGAGCTGAACATCACCAAGGGCGAGCACGACACGCTCAACCCGGTCTCGGTCAACTGCATCCGCGCCTTCCCCGGGCAGGGCATCCGGGTGTGGGGCGCGCGCACGCTGTCCAGCGACCCGGAGTGGCGCTACCTCAACGTGCGGCGGCTGTTCAACTACGTGGAGAAGTCCATTCTCCAGGGCACCAACTGGGTCGTGTTCGAGCCCAACGACCCGAAGCTGTGGGACTCGGTCAAGCGCACCATCACCATGTTCCTGCGCCGGGTGTGGCGGGACGGGGCGCTGTTCGGCCGCACGCCGGCCGAGGCGTTCTTCGTCAAGTGCGACGAGGAGAACAACCCGCCGGAGAACCGCGACGCCGGCATCCTCACCGTCGAACTGGGCATCGCGCCGGTCAAGCCGGCCGAGTTCGTGGTGTTCCGCATCTCCCAGTTCTCCGAGGGCGCTTCGCTCGAAGAGTAGTCCCGAACCGTCCATTAAGGAGACACGACGATGCCTTCCGGACTCGGTCCGAACCAGCCGAGCGACGCGCTCACCGCGGCCCGGTTCTCCATCACCATCGACGGCTACGAGATCGCCTCCTTCGCCGAGCTGCTCGGCATCACCACCGAGGTCGAGGCGGTCGAGCTGATGGAGTCCACCGACAAGGCGGTGGTGCTCAAGAAGCTGCCCGGCAAGACCAAGCCGCCGACGCTGGTCCTCAAGCGCGGCAAGAACTCCAGCATGGAGCTGTGGGCGTGGCACGAGGCCGTGCTCAACGGCGACATCGTCGCCGCGCGCAAGAGCTGCTCGCTGGTGATGTACTCCACCGACGGCAAGCCGGTGGCCCGGTACCACCTTGAGCACGCGTGGCCGGCCAAGCTGGAGATCGGCGCTCTGAAGGCCGGCGCCAGCGAGGTGCTGATGGAGACCGTGACCCTGGTCTGCGAGCACATCCAGCGGGTGGCGCCGTGACCGCCGTGCAGGAGACCCTGCGCACCGAGTACCCGTTCACGCTGCCGCGCGGCTACGTGGACGAGAACGGCCGGGTGCACCGCAACGGTGTCATGCGGCTGGCCACCGCCCGGGACGAGATCACCACGCAGGCCGACCAGCGATCCAAGCAGAACCCCGCGTACCTCACGGTGTTGCTGCTGGAGCGGACCGTCACCGAGCTCGGCGAACTGTCCGCGGTGGACACGTTCGTCATCGAGAACCTGTTCGCCTCGGACCTGGCGTTCCTCCAGGACCTGTACCGGC includes these proteins:
- a CDS encoding helix-turn-helix transcriptional regulator yields the protein MELDTAATTLTRVPVLVRATDPILQGGVAVTLRTRPEVRLVDEDSAEARSAVVFVVADRLDDHAAKLLRTLQCGGHTKVALIAGQIDDNEILVAVENGVCAVARRSEINADALVRLAQAVATGEGALPPDLLGRLLDRVARLQRNVLEPRGLHLGGTSARETEVLRLVAEGYSTKEIAEQLCYSQRTVKAIMHDITNRFHLRNRPHAVAYALREGLI
- a CDS encoding papain-like cysteine protease family protein, with amino-acid sequence MTEPWEPFSHSETVGMVYQHDNTSCWAAGIAMLVGTDLDSVLGEYRDVAMTWDRIEPIAQHWGVHEVYPACGVPAYWVTELSDHGPLWIVIKQSAMGNVSHAVVLYGIWSDGTTAGTWMYYNDPIHGPQQLDYATFERSFELGANSRANIFATR
- a CDS encoding PAAR domain-containing protein; translated protein: MSPGAKQGDQVVGTDVHIVMIPSPGGPVPTPLPHPFAGMITGGCSTDVTIGGMPAATVGSTATNSPPHIPQGGPFQVPPTNQGTVTQGSSTVLINNKPAARVGDPVTTCNDPAPSPTSSIVGAGTVMIGG
- a CDS encoding Pvc16 family protein, encoding MIPTVDQALRDLLRKRLPDGTAVLLAVPTALDATDLQPAVSLTLFGLRDDARGRSAGWDDVRGVDGTLLGRRAPTRRYELSYVVQAHAADVESEHALLGQALIALTDEDTGLDLRLGETLPCELGFPPRAGFVLTVNAPYVPPVDTELAKPADEVHLGVANTVRPMTPPNGRKQWARKRIEETP
- a CDS encoding phage tail sheath family protein, coding for MPSSYLAPGVYMEEVSSGSRPIEAVGTAVAAFVGFAEKGPVNEPVLVTSWTQFKRSFGDFVEGYHLAHAVYGYFLNGGGTAYVVRVGGAAGDTAPIAELPSAVDGRVALTVSAKQPELTGVSVEVQPAGEPADDTFKLVVKQGGQPVETFDNVTTRRGANNVVTVVRAQSKLITVEDTKGKVLAVPQVGEVALPAGGTDVVNAGDYVGNSADRTGFGGLEAIDNVTMLCVPDLMAAYQHGKISLDDVKAVQLAMIAHCELMSDRVAILDTPPGLNAQRVKEWRMDFTGYDSKYAAMYWPWIKVADPVAGKQVFVPPSGHMAGIWARNDANRGVHKAPANEVVRGAVTLELNITKGEHDTLNPVSVNCIRAFPGQGIRVWGARTLSSDPEWRYLNVRRLFNYVEKSILQGTNWVVFEPNDPKLWDSVKRTITMFLRRVWRDGALFGRTPAEAFFVKCDEENNPPENRDAGILTVELGIAPVKPAEFVVFRISQFSEGASLEE
- a CDS encoding phage tail protein — protein: MPSGLGPNQPSDALTAARFSITIDGYEIASFAELLGITTEVEAVELMESTDKAVVLKKLPGKTKPPTLVLKRGKNSSMELWAWHEAVLNGDIVAARKSCSLVMYSTDGKPVARYHLEHAWPAKLEIGALKAGASEVLMETVTLVCEHIQRVAP
- a CDS encoding phage tail assembly protein, encoding MTAVQETLRTEYPFTLPRGYVDENGRVHRNGVMRLATARDEITTQADQRSKQNPAYLTVLLLERTVTELGELSAVDTFVIENLFASDLAFLQDLYRRINQDGHTEVAVSCPHCGKDFGVDIAGDAPGGS